A single genomic interval of Fibrobacterota bacterium harbors:
- a CDS encoding RNA polymerase sigma factor — protein MAYENTLQVETDPADEGRILEPLFRKYHRKLTFICYRYVQNWEDSRELAQEAFFKAFRHMGGFENRSQPFTWLTRIAINECLSYLAKRGRRRLQVLHYQHDLDSETEQPDFGQANDDKRVVHRLLHIADPATRKVLMLILNQGLNHTQIAAILGVSRVAITRRLTRFRGKAVGHGLRE, from the coding sequence ATGGCCTACGAGAACACCCTGCAAGTGGAGACCGACCCGGCGGACGAGGGAAGGATTCTGGAGCCGCTCTTTCGGAAATACCATCGTAAGCTAACGTTTATCTGCTACCGGTACGTGCAGAACTGGGAAGACTCCCGCGAACTGGCCCAAGAGGCATTCTTCAAGGCTTTCCGGCACATGGGGGGTTTCGAAAACCGCAGCCAGCCCTTCACTTGGCTGACCCGTATCGCCATTAACGAGTGCCTCTCCTACCTGGCCAAGCGGGGGCGGCGTAGGCTCCAGGTTTTACATTACCAGCATGATCTCGATAGCGAAACCGAGCAACCGGATTTCGGGCAGGCCAACGACGACAAGCGGGTTGTCCACCGCCTGCTTCACATCGCAGACCCGGCAACTCGCAAGGTGCTAATGCTGATCCTCAACCAAGGCCTCAACCATACCCAAATCGCGGCTATCCTCGGGGTTTCCCGTGTGGCCATCACGCGCCGGCTTACTCGCTTCCGGGGGAAGGCGGTCGGCCATGGTTTGAGGGAGTAA